A genomic window from Polaribacter gangjinensis includes:
- a CDS encoding acyl-CoA reductase, whose protein sequence is MDVIKSRLEAFNKLGLFLGQFSRFEIVKNESVPYNELFFDGFLHQLKLAQEKNNWFTEDNLLFAVENWATALQKSNLETWISKENLKEISPKKVAIIMAGNIPLVGFHDFLSVLISGHSVLVKQSSNDKHLLPFLAKYLEYVEPSLKGNITFTDEKLTDFDAIIATGSNNTARYFEYYFGNKPNIIRKSRNSVAVITGNETEADFEKLADDIFTYFGLGCRSVSKLYVPRNFDFNLFFNGMYGKKDIIYNAKYANNYDYNKAVYLMSEFDLLENGFLMIKEDESYSSPIATVFYEYYDNLVDLKIKLYQDRESIQCIVSKGFLPDEIPFGETQNPKLWDYADGINTLHFLSKI, encoded by the coding sequence ATGGACGTAATAAAAAGCAGATTGGAAGCTTTTAACAAATTAGGACTTTTCTTGGGACAATTTTCAAGATTTGAAATTGTTAAGAACGAATCAGTGCCATATAATGAATTATTTTTTGATGGATTTTTGCATCAATTGAAATTAGCGCAAGAAAAAAACAACTGGTTTACAGAAGATAATCTCTTATTTGCTGTCGAAAATTGGGCAACTGCTCTTCAAAAATCAAATTTAGAAACTTGGATTTCGAAAGAAAATTTGAAAGAAATTTCGCCTAAAAAAGTCGCCATCATTATGGCAGGTAATATTCCTTTGGTGGGTTTTCATGATTTTTTATCGGTTTTGATTTCTGGACATTCAGTGTTGGTAAAACAATCTTCTAATGACAAACATTTGTTGCCTTTTTTGGCAAAATATTTAGAATATGTTGAACCTTCATTAAAAGGAAACATCACATTTACTGATGAAAAATTGACTGATTTTGATGCCATCATAGCCACAGGAAGTAACAATACTGCGCGTTATTTTGAATATTATTTTGGCAATAAACCCAATATTATTCGCAAAAGTCGCAATTCAGTTGCTGTGATTACAGGCAATGAAACTGAAGCAGATTTTGAAAAATTGGCTGATGATATTTTTACCTATTTTGGATTGGGTTGCAGAAGTGTTTCCAAATTATATGTTCCAAGAAATTTTGATTTCAATCTTTTTTTCAATGGAATGTATGGCAAAAAGGACATCATTTACAACGCCAAATATGCCAATAATTACGATTACAACAAAGCAGTGTATTTGATGAGTGAGTTTGATTTGCTAGAAAATGGTTTTTTAATGATCAAAGAAGACGAAAGTTACTCCTCACCTATTGCCACGGTTTTTTATGAATATTATGATAATCTTGTCGATTTAAAAATTAAATTATATCAAGATAGAGAATCCATTCAATGTATTGTTTCTAAAGGCTTTTTGCCTGATGAAATTCCGTTTGGTGAAACCCAAAATCCAAAATTATGGGATTATGCAGATGGTATTAATACGTTACATTTTTTATCCAAAATATGA
- a CDS encoding 4Fe-4S dicluster domain-containing protein, which translates to MAIIITDECINCGACEPECPNTAIYEGAQDWKYKEGTSLTGNVILPNGKKVNADESQEPVSDEIYFIVADKCTECKGFHDEPQCAAVCPVDCCVPDENNVETEEELLAKQNFMHKD; encoded by the coding sequence ATGGCAATTATAATAACTGATGAATGTATCAATTGTGGTGCATGCGAACCAGAATGTCCAAATACCGCCATTTACGAAGGTGCTCAAGATTGGAAATATAAAGAAGGAACAAGTCTTACTGGAAATGTAATTCTTCCGAATGGAAAAAAAGTAAACGCTGACGAGTCTCAAGAACCTGTTTCTGACGAAATATATTTTATTGTTGCAGACAAATGTACAGAGTGTAAAGGCTTTCATGATGAACCACAATGTGCTGCTGTTTGTCCTGTAGATTGTTGCGTACCTGATGAAAACAATGTAGAAACAGAAGAAGAATTGTTGGCAAAACAAAATTTCATGCACAAAGACTAA
- the ychF gene encoding redox-regulated ATPase YchF produces the protein MKAGIVGLPNVGKSTLFNCLSNAKAQSANFPFCTIEPNIGVVNVPDKRLEKLEELVVPERVVPANVEIVDIAGLVKGASKGEGLGNQFLANIRETDAILHVLRCFDNENIIHVDGSVNPIRDKETIDIELQLKDLETVQKRLERVKRTAKTGNKEAQTELDVLLNIENTLLQGKSIRSIQFTEAELEFVTPLQFITAKPVLYVCNVDEKSAVSGNKYVDLVKENVAQENAEVIVLAVATEADITELESYEERQLFLEDIGLEEAGVARLIRAAYKLLNLQTYFTAGVKEVRAWTIPIGATAPQAAGVIHSDFEKGFIRAETIAYDDYVKFGSESKVKEAGKMRVEGKEYIVKDGDIMHFRFNV, from the coding sequence ATGAAAGCCGGAATTGTAGGATTACCAAACGTAGGAAAATCGACCTTATTCAATTGTTTATCAAATGCAAAAGCGCAAAGTGCCAACTTTCCTTTTTGTACTATTGAGCCTAATATTGGTGTGGTGAATGTGCCAGACAAACGTTTAGAAAAATTAGAAGAGTTAGTCGTTCCAGAAAGAGTGGTGCCTGCCAATGTAGAAATTGTAGACATTGCTGGTTTGGTAAAAGGCGCTAGTAAAGGAGAAGGTTTAGGAAATCAGTTTTTAGCAAATATTCGTGAAACAGATGCTATTTTGCATGTTTTACGTTGTTTTGATAACGAAAATATCATTCACGTTGATGGCTCTGTAAATCCAATCAGAGATAAAGAAACGATTGATATTGAGTTGCAATTGAAAGATTTAGAAACGGTTCAAAAACGTTTAGAGCGTGTAAAACGTACTGCTAAAACAGGCAATAAAGAAGCGCAAACAGAATTAGATGTTTTATTAAACATCGAAAATACCTTGTTGCAAGGAAAATCTATCAGAAGTATTCAATTTACAGAAGCTGAATTAGAATTTGTAACTCCATTGCAATTCATTACTGCAAAACCTGTCTTGTATGTGTGTAATGTGGATGAAAAATCGGCTGTTTCAGGAAATAAATATGTGGATTTAGTAAAAGAAAATGTGGCGCAAGAAAATGCAGAAGTCATTGTTTTGGCAGTTGCCACTGAAGCTGATATCACTGAATTAGAAAGCTATGAAGAGCGTCAATTATTCTTAGAAGATATCGGTTTGGAAGAAGCAGGTGTTGCCAGATTAATTCGTGCAGCCTACAAATTATTAAATTTACAAACCTATTTTACAGCAGGTGTAAAAGAAGTAAGAGCTTGGACAATTCCTATTGGTGCTACTGCACCGCAAGCAGCAGGCGTTATTCATTCCGATTTTGAAAAAGGATTCATTCGTGCAGAAACCATTGCCTATGATGATTATGTAAAATTCGGAAGTGAATCTAAAGTAAAAGAAGCAGGGAAAATGAGGGTAGAAGGCAAAGAATACATCGTAAAAGATGGAGATATCATGCACTTTAGATTTAATGTGTAA
- a CDS encoding TonB-dependent receptor domain-containing protein — MFSRKTILIGFLFFQFSSLISQVKGIVVDEDNTPLEYATVAIYNQTNNALIAGIVTDSLGAFSFTNLAKGNYFLKVSFIGYNEKTINNITINNSKNIVNTGTISLTLGTSLNEVIIKSERATVVNKIDRQVFDAEKFKNAQGGSGIDVIRNLPSVTVDGQGEISVRGSSGFVLLLNGKPIQGNAASLLGQIPANSIERVEVITAPSAKYDPEGKAGILNIITKKGALDGSFAQINIKGGFPSIETYDNANAHQRYGIDATYNLQNKAWNYSFGVNYQRNDIGGRREGDVFTIINNKQTRFPSTGERSTNEINYSGRFTVDFTPNENNEFSVGFFAGKRDKDRLADIVYFDNHAVNPPNSNNRLYTFQYFNHNLLNRKSDFALGSFDYKHTFENKATISTSLLYEYTLLGGPTINQNLGFPDETILYQDEFNTNNNPLHGTRFQVDYSFAPFENGLLETGYQFRSLDHTGDFVYERRTNFNDPFQLVPEFSSEVNLKRIIHSVYGQFTGKSAKWDYAFGTRLEIMDRTLDLKDKANTLDERYEYDFAKLFPSASIQYALNEKTNIKAAYSKRVERTTTFKMNPFPEREHSETLEQGDPNLLPEFIDLVEVGFNKKLKGGNSINATAYYRHIKNLVNRVNTVYNDSILNRIYSNVGNANVVGLELSTQLKPTDNWSNFIGVNVYNYAISGEFDNRPVNSETTVYGINLNNTYSFWKNASLQFTFNYLSERVTAQGEDSRFYSPNVTFQKSFFEGSLVATLQWQNIDMGLLNSNEQRITTFRPGEFYTTTNYIYEVDVVMLNLTYTFKKGKNKSKFIDSEFGKQEF; from the coding sequence ATGTTTTCAAGAAAAACAATTTTAATTGGATTCCTTTTTTTTCAATTTTCTTCCCTTATTTCACAAGTAAAAGGAATTGTTGTTGATGAAGACAATACTCCTTTAGAATATGCCACAGTTGCTATTTACAATCAAACTAATAATGCATTGATTGCAGGAATAGTTACAGACAGTTTAGGCGCATTTTCGTTTACAAATCTTGCCAAAGGCAACTATTTTTTGAAAGTTTCATTTATTGGTTATAATGAAAAAACCATCAATAATATTACGATCAACAACTCTAAAAATATCGTAAATACTGGTACCATTTCTTTGACCTTAGGAACTTCTTTAAACGAAGTTATCATCAAAAGTGAAAGAGCCACAGTTGTTAATAAAATTGATCGTCAAGTATTTGATGCTGAGAAATTTAAAAACGCGCAAGGAGGTTCAGGAATTGATGTCATCAGAAATTTACCATCAGTAACTGTTGATGGTCAAGGTGAAATTAGTGTTCGTGGAAGTTCGGGTTTTGTGCTGTTATTAAATGGAAAACCTATTCAAGGAAATGCTGCAAGTTTATTGGGGCAAATTCCTGCAAATTCTATTGAACGTGTTGAAGTAATCACAGCTCCATCAGCCAAATATGATCCAGAAGGAAAAGCAGGAATCTTAAATATCATCACCAAAAAAGGTGCTTTAGATGGTTCTTTTGCACAAATCAACATCAAAGGTGGTTTTCCTTCAATTGAGACCTATGACAACGCAAATGCACATCAACGTTATGGAATTGATGCAACTTACAATTTGCAAAACAAAGCTTGGAATTATTCATTTGGTGTAAATTATCAACGAAATGATATTGGAGGAAGACGTGAAGGCGATGTTTTTACGATTATCAATAACAAACAAACGCGTTTTCCATCAACTGGAGAGAGAAGTACCAATGAAATTAATTATAGTGGCCGTTTTACAGTTGATTTTACTCCGAATGAAAATAACGAATTTTCTGTGGGATTTTTCGCTGGAAAACGTGATAAAGACAGATTGGCAGACATTGTATATTTTGATAATCATGCTGTAAATCCGCCAAATAGTAACAATCGTTTGTACACTTTTCAATATTTCAATCACAATTTATTGAATCGAAAAAGTGATTTTGCTTTGGGAAGTTTTGATTACAAACATACTTTTGAAAACAAAGCCACCATTTCAACGTCATTGTTATATGAATACACGCTTTTAGGAGGTCCAACCATCAACCAGAATTTAGGTTTTCCTGATGAAACGATTTTGTATCAAGATGAATTCAACACCAATAACAATCCTTTGCATGGAACTCGTTTTCAAGTGGATTATAGTTTTGCCCCTTTTGAAAATGGATTGTTAGAAACTGGATATCAATTCAGAAGTTTGGATCATACAGGAGATTTTGTGTATGAAAGACGCACCAATTTCAATGATCCTTTTCAATTAGTACCAGAGTTTTCGAGTGAAGTAAATTTGAAAAGAATCATTCATTCTGTGTATGGACAATTCACAGGAAAATCAGCAAAATGGGATTATGCTTTCGGAACTCGTTTGGAAATTATGGACAGAACATTGGATTTGAAAGACAAAGCAAATACACTTGATGAGCGATATGAATATGATTTTGCAAAGTTATTTCCTTCAGCTTCAATTCAATATGCCTTGAATGAGAAAACAAATATCAAAGCTGCTTATAGCAAACGTGTAGAAAGAACCACTACTTTTAAGATGAATCCATTTCCAGAACGTGAACATTCAGAAACGTTGGAACAAGGAGACCCTAATTTATTGCCAGAATTTATTGATTTGGTAGAAGTAGGTTTCAATAAAAAACTAAAAGGCGGAAATTCTATCAATGCAACTGCCTATTACAGACATATTAAAAATTTGGTAAACAGAGTAAATACAGTGTATAATGACAGTATTTTAAACCGAATTTACTCGAATGTTGGGAATGCAAATGTAGTTGGATTGGAACTTTCTACGCAATTAAAACCTACTGATAATTGGTCGAATTTCATTGGAGTAAATGTGTACAATTATGCCATTTCAGGCGAGTTTGATAACAGACCTGTGAATTCTGAAACAACAGTGTATGGCATCAATTTAAACAATACGTATTCTTTTTGGAAGAATGCTTCTTTACAATTTACCTTCAATTATTTATCTGAAAGAGTTACTGCACAAGGAGAAGATTCTCGTTTTTATTCACCAAATGTAACCTTTCAAAAATCATTTTTTGAAGGTTCGTTAGTGGCCACTTTACAATGGCAAAATATTGATATGGGTTTATTAAATTCAAACGAACAACGCATTACCACTTTTAGACCTGGTGAATTTTACACAACCACCAATTATATTTACGAAGTTGATGTAGTGATGTTAAACTTAACTTATACCTTTAAAAAAGGGAAAAACAAATCGAAATTTATTGATAGTGAATTTGGAAAACAGGAGTTTTAA
- a CDS encoding AraC family transcriptional regulator, whose protein sequence is MHKEIEIKNKISFENTIKIAPFDVAKRYTKPHVHNKYLEIVFFSKGSGFHYLDSKPFEITTPILFFIHKNQVHHWEIDSIPEGFVFIIKESFLENLVDNTILFQLQKIKTLNEVHIDENDEIIPSLFKMLTSEMKQHPVNFEVIESGIKAILSKIIQYSQTVLTVSQPSIEQQFLQLLSENLVNNVAFYAEKLHTSSQNLNAICQKSFQKSASEVVADWIVKEIKRKLLYTSKNISDIAFDLNFKDTSNFTKFFKRHTKTTPLQFKKTAVL, encoded by the coding sequence ATGCACAAAGAAATCGAAATAAAGAATAAAATTTCTTTTGAAAATACTATAAAAATAGCACCTTTTGATGTTGCGAAACGTTACACAAAACCTCATGTTCACAATAAATATTTAGAAATTGTTTTTTTTAGTAAAGGAAGTGGATTTCATTATTTAGATTCAAAACCTTTTGAAATCACTACTCCAATTTTGTTTTTTATTCATAAAAATCAAGTACATCATTGGGAAATTGATTCCATTCCAGAAGGTTTTGTCTTCATTATCAAAGAGAGTTTTTTAGAGAATCTAGTTGATAATACAATCCTTTTTCAACTGCAAAAAATCAAAACTCTTAATGAAGTTCATATTGATGAAAATGATGAAATTATACCTTCACTTTTTAAAATGTTGACTTCAGAAATGAAACAACATCCAGTAAACTTTGAGGTAATTGAAAGTGGCATCAAGGCAATTTTATCAAAAATTATTCAATATTCACAAACAGTTTTAACGGTTTCACAACCTTCAATTGAACAACAATTTTTGCAATTGCTATCAGAAAACTTGGTCAATAATGTAGCTTTTTATGCAGAGAAATTGCATACAAGTTCACAAAACCTGAATGCAATTTGTCAAAAATCTTTTCAAAAATCTGCCTCAGAAGTAGTTGCAGATTGGATTGTAAAAGAAATCAAAAGAAAACTATTATATACATCTAAAAACATCAGTGATATTGCTTTTGATTTGAACTTTAAAGATACCTCTAATTTTACAAAATTCTTTAAAAGACATACCAAAACAACTCCGCTTCAATTTAAAAAAACAGCCGTTTTATAA
- the gcvT gene encoding glycine cleavage system aminomethyltransferase GcvT: MKNIALHEVHEGLGAKMVPFAGFNMPVQYEGVTIEHHTVRESVGVFDVSHMGEFLVEGENALALIQKVTSNDASKLAIGDAQYSCFPNETGGIVDDLICYRIKENTYLLVVNASNIDKDWDWISTYNKDFGASLRNLSDEYSLLAIQGPKAVEAMQSLSSLDLAAIPFYKFKVGDFAGIEHVIISATGYTGSGGFEIYCKNSEVKHIWDAVFEAGKSFGIKPIGLAARDTLRLEMGYCLYGNDIDDTTSPIEAGLGWITKFTKDFVNHEALAKQKADKPTRKLVAFEMVEKSIPRHDYEIVDANGNIIGKVTSGTMSPSLGKGIGMGYVSSEFSNLDTEIFVQIRKKAMPAKVVKLPFYKG; this comes from the coding sequence ATGAAAAATATTGCATTACACGAAGTTCATGAAGGTTTAGGCGCAAAAATGGTTCCTTTTGCAGGTTTTAACATGCCTGTTCAATATGAGGGCGTAACAATAGAACATCATACAGTGCGTGAATCTGTGGGTGTTTTTGACGTGAGTCATATGGGTGAATTTTTGGTTGAAGGTGAAAATGCGTTAGCTTTGATTCAGAAAGTGACTTCTAATGATGCATCAAAATTAGCTATTGGTGATGCTCAATACAGCTGTTTTCCTAACGAAACTGGTGGAATTGTAGATGATTTGATTTGCTATAGAATTAAAGAAAACACGTATTTATTAGTTGTAAATGCTTCCAATATTGACAAAGATTGGGATTGGATTTCTACATACAATAAAGATTTTGGAGCATCTTTACGCAATCTATCTGATGAGTATTCTTTATTAGCCATTCAAGGACCAAAAGCGGTTGAAGCAATGCAATCTTTATCATCTTTAGATTTGGCTGCTATTCCTTTTTACAAATTTAAAGTGGGCGATTTTGCAGGAATTGAACATGTAATCATCTCAGCAACAGGTTATACAGGTTCAGGAGGATTTGAGATTTATTGTAAAAACAGCGAAGTAAAACACATTTGGGATGCTGTTTTTGAAGCAGGAAAATCTTTTGGAATCAAACCAATTGGATTGGCAGCAAGAGATACTTTACGATTAGAGATGGGCTATTGTTTGTATGGAAATGATATAGATGATACCACTTCACCTATTGAAGCTGGTTTGGGTTGGATTACCAAATTCACCAAAGATTTTGTAAATCACGAAGCTTTAGCCAAACAAAAAGCTGACAAACCAACTCGAAAATTGGTGGCTTTTGAAATGGTTGAAAAAAGCATTCCAAGACACGATTATGAAATTGTTGATGCCAATGGAAATATCATTGGTAAAGTAACTTCAGGAACTATGAGTCCAAGTTTGGGAAAAGGAATTGGAATGGGTTATGTTTCCTCGGAATTTTCGAATTTAGATACTGAAATTTTTGTGCAAATCCGTAAAAAAGCCATGCCTGCAAAAGTGGTGAAATTGCCATTTTATAAAGGATAA
- a CDS encoding aminopeptidase P N-terminal domain-containing protein, which translates to MNMRNFLSIVLISITFCSFSQTPTDYLSKEFHKERRDILRSKMPKNSVAVVFANPVRNRANDVDFIFHQDPNFYYLTGYKEPNAVLVLFSENQTDEKGNSYNEILYVQKRDARAEQWNGKRLGIEGAKQELGFAFAKNGEDFIKDAIDFKKFDKLFIEKFNDDYRNLSDAADVFDLVKSFKQKAGYNPDIFLSRPKEYLYTNIAETPIESSANVINIIDRLSSQFEDIKDDELIKQFKSAKTDAIRKDIKQKITLALQPKTNIDLTFLPSNLATMREIKTEAEIKLITKAVRISAIGQIEVMKAMKPHMSEMELQGIHEFVYKKYGAEYEGYPSIVGAGNNGCILHYVENNQTQVGNELVLMDLGAEYRGFTADVTRTIPANGKFTKEQKEIYDLVYNAQEAGIALYTIGTSMQAPNQAARKIINEGLFKLGIIKSIDEKHNYFPHGTSHHIGLDVHDPGNYENFEENMIVTMEPGIYIPIGSPCDKKYWGIGIRIEDDILVTKNGPVNLSAEAPRTTEEIEKMMAKKSVLDAFVLPDLDK; encoded by the coding sequence ATGAATATGCGTAACTTTCTTTCAATCGTATTGATTTCCATTACTTTCTGTAGTTTTTCACAAACTCCCACAGATTATTTATCCAAAGAATTTCACAAAGAAAGACGTGATATTTTACGATCAAAAATGCCAAAAAACTCAGTTGCCGTAGTTTTTGCAAATCCTGTTAGAAATAGAGCAAATGATGTGGATTTTATCTTTCATCAAGATCCAAACTTCTATTACTTAACTGGTTACAAAGAACCAAATGCGGTATTGGTGTTGTTTTCAGAAAATCAAACTGATGAAAAAGGAAATTCATACAATGAAATTTTATACGTTCAAAAGCGTGATGCAAGAGCAGAACAATGGAATGGAAAACGTTTGGGAATTGAAGGTGCAAAGCAAGAATTAGGTTTTGCTTTTGCAAAAAATGGAGAAGATTTCATAAAAGATGCCATTGACTTTAAAAAGTTTGATAAATTATTCATTGAAAAATTTAATGATGATTATCGCAATTTAAGTGATGCTGCTGATGTGTTTGATTTGGTGAAAAGTTTCAAGCAAAAAGCGGGCTATAATCCTGACATATTTTTGTCTAGACCTAAAGAATATTTGTACACAAATATTGCTGAAACTCCAATTGAAAGTAGTGCTAATGTAATCAATATTATTGATAGGTTATCTTCTCAATTTGAGGATATTAAGGATGATGAACTCATCAAACAATTTAAGTCTGCAAAAACGGATGCTATTAGAAAAGATATCAAACAAAAAATCACATTGGCTTTACAACCAAAGACAAATATTGATTTGACTTTTTTACCTTCAAACTTGGCTACAATGCGTGAAATAAAAACGGAAGCTGAAATAAAATTGATCACAAAAGCTGTCAGAATTTCGGCAATTGGTCAAATTGAAGTGATGAAAGCTATGAAACCTCATATGTCAGAAATGGAATTGCAAGGAATTCATGAATTTGTGTATAAAAAGTATGGTGCAGAGTATGAAGGATATCCTTCAATTGTGGGTGCAGGAAACAATGGTTGTATTTTGCATTATGTTGAAAATAATCAAACGCAAGTTGGTAATGAGTTGGTTTTGATGGATTTAGGAGCTGAATATAGAGGTTTTACTGCAGATGTTACCAGAACAATTCCTGCAAACGGAAAATTCACAAAAGAACAAAAAGAAATCTATGATTTGGTGTATAATGCGCAAGAAGCTGGCATTGCTTTGTACACTATTGGCACAAGTATGCAAGCACCAAATCAGGCTGCTAGAAAAATAATTAACGAAGGTTTATTTAAGTTAGGAATCATTAAATCTATTGATGAAAAGCACAATTATTTTCCTCATGGAACTTCGCATCACATTGGTTTAGACGTTCATGATCCTGGAAATTATGAAAATTTCGAAGAAAATATGATTGTTACTATGGAACCTGGAATTTATATTCCCATAGGAAGTCCATGTGATAAAAAATATTGGGGAATAGGAATTCGAATTGAAGATGATATTTTGGTAACTAAAAACGGTCCTGTAAATTTATCAGCAGAAGCTCCAAGAACTACTGAAGAAATCGAAAAAATGATGGCTAAAAAATCAGTTTTAGATGCGTTTGTATTACCTGATTTGGATAAATAA